From one Oceanimonas doudoroffii genomic stretch:
- the fldA gene encoding flavodoxin FldA has translation MASVGLFFGSDTGNTEAVAKMIQKELGKHLVEVHDIAKSTKEDIAGFDLLLLGIPTWYYGESQADWDDFFPELEQIDFNDKLVAIFGCGDQEDYAEYFLDAMGTLKDIIEPKGAIIIGHWSTDGYDFEASRALVDDAHFVGLGIDEDRQPELTQDRVKAWCKQLYEEMCLQELEA, from the coding sequence ATGGCAAGTGTAGGTCTGTTTTTTGGAAGTGATACCGGCAATACCGAAGCCGTGGCCAAGATGATCCAGAAAGAGCTGGGCAAGCATCTGGTCGAGGTACACGATATCGCCAAAAGCACCAAGGAAGACATCGCCGGTTTTGATCTGCTGCTGCTGGGTATTCCCACCTGGTACTATGGCGAATCCCAGGCGGACTGGGACGACTTTTTCCCCGAGCTGGAACAGATCGACTTCAATGACAAGCTGGTTGCCATCTTTGGCTGCGGTGATCAGGAAGACTACGCCGAGTATTTCCTTGACGCCATGGGCACCCTGAAGGACATCATCGAGCCCAAGGGCGCCATTATCATCGGCCACTGGTCTACCGACGGCTATGATTTCGAGGCATCCCGCGCCCTGGTGGACGACGCCCATTTCGTGGGCCTGGGCATTGATGAAGACCGTCAGCCCGAGCTGACCCAGGACAGGGTCAAGGCCTGGTGCAAACAGCTTTACGAAGAAATGTGCCTGCAAGAGCTGGAAGCATAA
- a CDS encoding L,D-transpeptidase family protein, translating into MKLLSAILLALLLPVSLAQAAVRPLPLPEDKGQPVGQIVIHTAQEGDTLAALARYYGVSPILVMAANPDQDLLLLQPGDRVVIPNQLLLPRAETQGIVINLAELRLYYYPENEEQVYVFPIGIGRVGRATPEMVTSISQMRENPTWTPTATTRKEYAAKGIPLPAVVPAGPDNPLGEYAMRLAYGSGEYLIHGTNDPLDVGLRSSAGCIRMYPEHVEWLFAQVNKGTRVQIVNQALKVSTDEYGQTFVESHEPLTPEGHVDTRPLDMSQLAPLLQNGLDRSTLERIISQQQATPQLVGQTEY; encoded by the coding sequence ATGAAACTGTTGAGCGCTATACTGCTGGCCCTACTGTTGCCGGTATCACTGGCCCAGGCGGCGGTTCGCCCCCTGCCCCTGCCGGAAGACAAAGGCCAGCCGGTAGGTCAGATTGTGATTCATACCGCCCAGGAAGGTGACACCCTGGCCGCCCTGGCCCGCTACTACGGCGTCAGCCCCATTCTGGTCATGGCCGCCAACCCGGATCAGGATCTGCTGCTGCTGCAACCCGGTGATCGGGTTGTCATTCCCAACCAGCTGCTGCTGCCCCGGGCCGAGACCCAGGGTATCGTGATCAACCTGGCTGAGCTGCGCCTGTACTACTACCCCGAAAATGAAGAGCAGGTATATGTGTTTCCCATCGGCATCGGCCGGGTTGGCCGCGCCACCCCCGAGATGGTGACCAGTATTTCCCAGATGCGGGAAAACCCCACCTGGACCCCCACCGCCACCACCCGCAAGGAATATGCCGCCAAAGGTATCCCCCTGCCGGCCGTGGTGCCCGCCGGCCCCGACAACCCCCTGGGTGAATACGCCATGCGCTTGGCCTATGGCAGCGGTGAATACCTGATCCACGGCACCAATGATCCCCTGGACGTGGGCCTGCGTTCCAGCGCCGGCTGCATTCGCATGTATCCTGAGCATGTGGAATGGCTGTTTGCCCAGGTGAATAAAGGCACCCGTGTACAAATCGTGAACCAGGCGCTCAAGGTCAGCACCGACGAATACGGCCAGACCTTTGTGGAGTCTCACGAGCCCCTGACCCCCGAGGGCCACGTTGATACCCGCCCGCTCGACATGAGCCAGCTGGCACCGCTGCTGCAGAATGGCCTTGACCGCAGCACCCTGGAACGCATTATCAGCCAGCAGCAGGCCACGCCGCAGCTGGTGGGCCAGACCGAATACTGA
- a CDS encoding LPP leucine zipper domain-containing protein produces MRNKMMMVGGVVGALMLAGCSSTTALEEKLDSLAQDVQAVQQGQQANSAKIDRLAADVAEARASADRANSRLDQMGRYTK; encoded by the coding sequence ATGCGTAATAAAATGATGATGGTTGGTGGTGTTGTTGGTGCCCTGATGCTGGCCGGTTGTAGCTCCACTACCGCTCTGGAAGAGAAGCTGGACAGCCTGGCCCAGGACGTACAAGCCGTGCAGCAGGGCCAGCAGGCCAACTCTGCCAAGATCGACCGTCTGGCTGCCGACGTTGCCGAAGCTCGTGCTTCTGCCGACCGCGCCAACTCTCGCCTGGACCAGATGGGCCGTTACACCAAGTAA
- the fur gene encoding ferric iron uptake transcriptional regulator has protein sequence MADNNQALKKAGLKVTLPRVKILELLQQPETQHVSAEELYKLLIDQGEEIGLATVYRVLNQFDDAGIVTRHHFEGGKSVFELATQEHHDHLVCLDCGKVIEFHDEVIEQRQRDIAGQFNIKLTNHSLYLYGHCTNDECDHNDE, from the coding sequence ATGGCCGACAACAACCAAGCACTGAAAAAAGCAGGACTCAAGGTGACGCTTCCCCGGGTCAAGATCCTGGAGCTGTTACAGCAACCTGAAACGCAGCACGTGAGCGCAGAGGAGCTGTACAAACTGCTGATTGACCAGGGCGAGGAGATCGGCCTGGCTACCGTATATCGGGTTCTGAACCAGTTTGACGACGCCGGCATCGTGACCCGTCACCATTTCGAAGGCGGCAAGTCGGTGTTTGAACTGGCCACCCAGGAGCATCACGACCACCTGGTGTGCCTGGACTGCGGCAAGGTCATTGAGTTTCACGACGAGGTTATTGAGCAGCGCCAGCGTGACATCGCCGGTCAGTTCAATATCAAGCTGACCAACCACAGCCTGTATCTCTATGGCCACTGCACCAACGACGAGTGCGATCATAACGACGAGTAA
- the glnS gene encoding glutamine--tRNA ligase, whose amino-acid sequence MSQADHSPSNFIRQIIDEDLASGKHQSVQTRFPPEPNGYLHIGHAKSICLNFGIAEHYQGKCNLRFDDTNPEKESVEYVESIKRDVQWLGFQWSGDIHYSSDYFEMLYGYAVELIEKGLAYVDELTPEQIREYRGTLTSPGRNSPYRDRPVEENLELFTRMRNGEFKEGTACLRAKIDMASSFMVMRDPVIYRVRFAHHHQTGDQWCIYPMYDFTHCISDALEGITHSLCTLEFQDNRRLYDWVLDNISIDCHPRQYEFSRLNLEYTVMSKRKLNQLVTDGHVEGWNDPRMPTISGLRRRGYTPAAIREFCRRIGVTKQDNTVEMGMLEACIRDDLNDNAPRAMAVLRPVRLVIENLAEGHEEILKAPNHPNKPEMGERELPFTREIFIDEADFREEANKKYKRLVLGKEVRLRNAYVIKAERVEKDEAGNITTIYCSYDPDTLGKDPADGRKVKGVIHWVSASHGVPAEVRLYDRLFAVPNPGAAESFEAALNPNSLQVLSQAVVEPSLAAAPAERACQFEREGYFCRDSESDVLVFNLTVALRDSWGKEDA is encoded by the coding sequence ATGAGTCAGGCGGACCACAGTCCCAGCAATTTCATTCGTCAGATCATTGATGAAGATCTGGCCAGCGGCAAGCATCAGTCGGTGCAGACCCGTTTTCCTCCGGAGCCGAACGGCTATCTGCACATTGGCCACGCCAAATCCATCTGCCTGAACTTCGGTATTGCCGAACACTACCAGGGCAAGTGCAACCTGCGCTTTGACGACACCAACCCCGAAAAGGAAAGTGTGGAATACGTCGAGTCCATCAAACGTGACGTGCAGTGGCTGGGCTTTCAATGGAGTGGCGACATTCACTATTCCTCCGACTATTTCGAAATGCTGTATGGCTACGCCGTTGAGTTGATCGAAAAGGGGCTGGCCTATGTGGATGAGCTTACTCCCGAGCAAATTCGCGAATATCGCGGCACCCTGACCAGCCCGGGCCGTAACAGCCCCTACCGGGACCGCCCGGTGGAGGAAAACCTTGAGCTGTTCACCCGCATGCGCAACGGCGAGTTCAAGGAAGGCACCGCCTGCCTGCGCGCCAAAATCGACATGGCGTCCTCCTTTATGGTGATGCGCGATCCGGTCATTTACCGGGTGCGATTTGCCCATCACCACCAGACCGGTGACCAGTGGTGCATCTACCCCATGTACGACTTTACCCACTGTATCTCCGATGCGCTCGAGGGCATTACCCACTCCCTGTGTACCCTGGAGTTTCAGGACAACCGCCGGCTTTATGACTGGGTGCTCGACAACATCAGCATCGACTGTCACCCGCGCCAGTATGAGTTCTCCCGGCTCAACCTGGAATACACCGTCATGTCCAAGCGCAAGCTCAACCAGCTGGTGACCGACGGTCATGTTGAGGGCTGGAACGATCCGCGCATGCCTACCATCTCCGGCCTGCGTCGCCGCGGCTATACGCCGGCGGCCATTCGCGAGTTCTGCCGCCGCATCGGCGTGACCAAGCAGGACAACACCGTGGAAATGGGCATGCTCGAAGCTTGCATTCGTGACGATCTCAACGATAACGCCCCCCGCGCCATGGCGGTGCTGCGGCCGGTGAGGCTGGTGATCGAAAACCTGGCCGAAGGCCACGAGGAGATCCTCAAGGCCCCCAACCATCCCAATAAGCCCGAGATGGGCGAGCGGGAGCTGCCTTTTACGCGGGAAATCTTCATCGACGAGGCCGATTTCCGCGAAGAAGCCAACAAGAAATACAAGCGGCTGGTGCTGGGCAAGGAAGTGCGTCTGCGCAACGCCTATGTGATCAAGGCGGAGCGGGTGGAAAAGGACGAGGCCGGCAATATCACCACCATTTACTGCAGCTATGACCCCGATACCCTGGGTAAGGATCCGGCCGACGGCCGTAAGGTCAAGGGGGTGATCCACTGGGTGTCCGCCAGCCATGGGGTGCCTGCCGAGGTACGTCTCTATGATCGTCTGTTCGCTGTGCCCAACCCGGGTGCGGCCGAGTCTTTTGAGGCGGCCCTGAACCCGAATTCCCTGCAGGTGCTGAGTCAGGCGGTGGTGGAGCCGTCCCTGGCGGCGGCGCCGGCGGAGCGGGCCTGTCAATTTGAGCGGGAAGGCTATTTCTGCCGCGACAGCGAGTCCGATGTGCTGGTGTTCAACCTCACGGTGGCACTGCGCGACTCCTGGGGCAAGGAAGACGCCTGA
- the phaC gene encoding class I poly(R)-hydroxyalkanoic acid synthase → MEQNTFQGGDPIHQFFQWNESVWADIQRSRLGDNPVTDALSQVNAEDLKTFYDAVAANPVRLLEMQMQWWQGQLAICQNSMVRALDSSADSVINDPPGDRRFQYKAWKDDPNFDFLRQSYLHFANSLMQTLEVVEGLPEPARQRLIFFFRQTINALSPTNFLWSNPELLHRTLEEKGANLVKGIGLFQEDLANSANLLKIRMTRQSAFELGKDLATTPGEVVFRNDVFELIQYGASTAKVHQTPLLVIPPFINKFYILDLREQNSLVRWLRDQGHTVFLMSWRNPGKEQASIGFQDLINAGSMEAIRVIERITGEKEVNAIGYCIGGTLLASTMALYAARRMKPRVKSATFLTTLLDFTQPGEVGVFINDPVVSAMEQMNDAQGYFDGRQMAVTFSLLRENSLYWNYYIDNYLKGEEPADFDILYWNSDSTNLSATCASFLLRELYLDNKLSKGEVKVGNFGVDLSKVQTPSYFLSTKDDHIALWDATFNGSRLLGGDTTLVLGESGHVAGVVNPPAKNKYGYWLSDASFESAEQWLASAKREEGSWWPHWQQWAAPYLGKQVDARAVGNTECPGLMPAPGRYVQQTLPVEE, encoded by the coding sequence ATGGAACAGAATACTTTTCAGGGCGGTGATCCCATACACCAGTTTTTTCAGTGGAATGAAAGCGTTTGGGCCGACATTCAGCGCAGCCGTCTGGGCGACAATCCGGTTACCGACGCCCTGTCGCAGGTCAATGCCGAAGACCTGAAAACCTTTTACGATGCGGTGGCCGCCAATCCGGTGCGGTTGCTGGAAATGCAGATGCAATGGTGGCAGGGACAGCTTGCCATCTGTCAGAACAGCATGGTCAGGGCGCTGGATTCCAGCGCCGACAGCGTGATTAACGATCCTCCCGGCGATCGACGCTTTCAGTACAAGGCCTGGAAGGATGATCCCAATTTTGACTTTCTGCGCCAGTCCTACCTGCATTTCGCCAACTCCCTGATGCAGACCCTCGAAGTGGTGGAAGGTTTGCCGGAGCCGGCACGTCAACGCCTGATCTTCTTTTTCCGCCAGACCATCAATGCGCTCTCGCCCACCAACTTCCTGTGGAGTAATCCGGAGCTGTTGCACCGCACCCTGGAAGAAAAGGGCGCCAACCTGGTCAAGGGCATCGGCCTGTTTCAGGAAGACCTGGCCAACAGCGCCAACTTGCTGAAAATTCGCATGACCCGCCAGTCCGCCTTTGAGCTGGGCAAGGATCTGGCCACCACCCCGGGCGAGGTGGTGTTCCGCAACGATGTGTTTGAGCTTATCCAGTATGGTGCCAGCACCGCCAAGGTGCATCAGACCCCACTGCTGGTGATTCCGCCCTTTATCAACAAGTTTTATATTCTGGATCTGCGGGAGCAGAACTCCCTGGTGCGCTGGCTTCGGGACCAGGGCCACACCGTGTTCCTCATGTCCTGGCGCAATCCGGGCAAGGAGCAGGCCAGCATCGGTTTTCAGGATCTGATCAACGCAGGCTCAATGGAAGCCATTCGTGTCATCGAACGCATCACCGGTGAAAAGGAAGTCAATGCCATCGGCTACTGCATCGGCGGCACCTTGCTGGCCAGCACCATGGCACTTTACGCCGCCCGACGCATGAAGCCACGAGTGAAGAGCGCTACCTTCCTGACCACCCTGCTCGACTTTACCCAGCCCGGGGAAGTGGGCGTGTTTATCAATGATCCCGTGGTCAGCGCCATGGAGCAGATGAATGACGCTCAGGGGTATTTTGATGGCCGCCAGATGGCGGTGACCTTTAGCCTGTTGCGGGAAAACAGCCTGTACTGGAACTATTACATCGACAACTACCTCAAGGGCGAGGAGCCGGCGGACTTCGACATCCTTTACTGGAATAGCGACAGTACCAACCTGAGCGCCACCTGTGCCAGCTTCCTGCTGCGGGAGCTTTATCTCGACAACAAGCTGAGCAAGGGCGAGGTCAAGGTCGGCAACTTCGGTGTCGATCTGTCCAAGGTACAGACCCCCAGCTATTTCCTCTCTACCAAGGATGATCATATCGCCCTCTGGGACGCCACCTTCAACGGCTCACGGCTGCTGGGGGGGGACACCACCCTGGTGTTGGGCGAGTCGGGCCACGTGGCCGGGGTGGTCAATCCGCCCGCCAAGAATAAATACGGCTACTGGCTGAGCGACGCGTCCTTTGAGTCGGCGGAGCAATGGCTGGCGTCGGCCAAACGGGAAGAGGGCTCCTGGTGGCCCCACTGGCAACAGTGGGCGGCGCCCTACCTGGGCAAACAGGTGGATGCCCGTGCCGTTGGCAACACCGAGTGTCCTGGATTGATGCCGGCACCGGGCCGCTATGTGCAGCAGACCCTGCCGGTAGAAGAGTAA
- a CDS encoding phasin family protein, producing the protein MYTDIFKTFNDQTEKAFGPLYQYNQLVAKNFTALTNLQLEAARQYADIGLAQLQSNSQVRDVQSLVTSGAKQLETMTRISQQMIEDGKKLADLAQEFKAGIDGLAADAAKQ; encoded by the coding sequence ATGTACACGGATATTTTCAAAACCTTCAACGATCAGACCGAAAAAGCCTTTGGCCCCCTGTATCAGTACAACCAGCTGGTTGCCAAGAACTTTACCGCCCTGACCAACCTGCAGCTTGAGGCCGCCCGTCAGTATGCCGACATCGGTCTGGCCCAGTTGCAGAGCAACAGCCAGGTACGGGATGTGCAAAGCCTGGTGACCAGTGGCGCCAAGCAGCTGGAAACCATGACTCGTATCAGCCAGCAGATGATTGAAGACGGCAAGAAACTGGCCGACCTGGCCCAGGAGTTCAAGGCCGGAATCGACGGCCTGGCCGCCGACGCCGCCAAGCAGTAA
- a CDS encoding acetyl-CoA C-acetyltransferase — MSEPVYIVAAKRTPIGAFLGSLKTVSPADLAAAAIKGALEQAKLSGNDINEVIVGNVVSAGQGMGIGRQAALAAGIPAGIPAYTLNMVCGSGMKTLMDACAHIKAGDAEVVVAAGCENMSQIPHVVKGDLRNGQKMGDMSLSDLLISDGLTDVFNQYHMGVTAENVVAQENISREEQDALAVASQSKAVAAIEAGFFKDEIVPVEVKTRKAVVTFDTDEYPKAGTTTDGLSQLRPAFKREGGSVTAGNASGINDGGSAIIVASKSAVERLGLTPLAEVVSYGQGGIDPEIMGLGPVPAIGQALDKAGLKLTDIERFELNEAFAGQALGVVRQLAREHDVTEQAVLEKTNKNGGAIALGHPLGASGNRIMVTLLYELQRSNTSLGLASLCVGGGMGTAVILKRV; from the coding sequence ATGTCTGAACCTGTATATATTGTTGCGGCCAAGCGTACTCCCATCGGTGCGTTCCTGGGCTCACTGAAAACCGTTTCTCCCGCCGACCTGGCCGCGGCCGCCATCAAGGGCGCCCTGGAGCAGGCCAAGCTGTCCGGTAACGATATCAACGAAGTGATCGTGGGCAACGTGGTCAGCGCCGGTCAGGGCATGGGCATCGGCCGTCAGGCCGCCCTGGCCGCCGGCATTCCCGCCGGCATTCCGGCCTATACCCTGAACATGGTATGTGGCAGCGGCATGAAGACCCTGATGGACGCCTGTGCCCACATCAAGGCCGGTGACGCCGAGGTGGTCGTGGCCGCCGGCTGTGAAAACATGTCGCAAATTCCCCATGTGGTCAAAGGTGACCTGCGCAACGGTCAGAAGATGGGGGACATGAGTCTGTCCGATCTGCTGATCAGCGACGGCCTGACCGACGTGTTCAATCAGTACCATATGGGCGTGACCGCCGAAAATGTGGTGGCCCAGGAAAACATCAGCCGCGAAGAGCAGGACGCCCTGGCCGTGGCCAGTCAGTCCAAGGCGGTGGCCGCCATCGAAGCGGGCTTCTTCAAAGACGAAATCGTGCCGGTGGAAGTGAAAACCCGCAAGGCCGTGGTGACCTTTGACACCGACGAATACCCCAAGGCCGGCACCACCACCGACGGTCTGTCCCAGCTGCGTCCTGCATTCAAACGTGAAGGTGGTTCGGTGACCGCCGGTAACGCATCCGGCATCAACGACGGTGGCAGTGCCATCATCGTGGCCAGCAAGTCTGCCGTTGAACGCCTGGGCCTGACGCCGCTGGCCGAAGTGGTGAGCTATGGCCAGGGTGGTATCGATCCGGAAATCATGGGCCTGGGTCCGGTGCCGGCCATTGGTCAGGCGCTAGACAAGGCTGGCCTAAAACTGACCGACATCGAGCGTTTTGAACTGAATGAAGCCTTTGCCGGCCAGGCCCTGGGCGTGGTACGCCAACTGGCTCGCGAGCACGATGTGACCGAGCAGGCCGTGCTGGAAAAAACCAACAAGAATGGTGGCGCCATTGCCCTGGGTCACCCCCTGGGTGCTTCAGGCAACCGCATCATGGTTACCCTGCTGTATGAGCTGCAGCGCAGCAATACCAGCCTGGGTCTGGCCTCCCTGTGCGTGGGCGGCGGCATGGGTACCGCCGTTATCCTCAAGCGGGTGTAA